The genome window TTCACCTCATCAGCGGTTTGCTGATGTGTGCGACTTCATCGCTGTGACCGAATTATAATTTTAAAACTAAAACATTCTCGCagcaaaaagctaaaaaagcCTCGTTTTGGATTCACAGCACAGCGTCCTTTAAACTGAACCGTCCTTTGAGTGAACATCAACAGTGGCAACAGTGGAAATCATGTTTGAAActttaaggtccagtgtggaggatttagaggatctactggcagaaatggaatataatattcacagttatgttttcattagtgtagaatcatctgaaaataagtCCTCTTCCACAGAATCCACCACCGTGCACCCCCatatttctacagtagcccagaacggacaaaccaaacactggttcCAGAGAGACTTCAGAAGggcgaggggtgttcagttggttgcaatctgcagcctcaccactagatgccactaaatcccacacactggatCTTTAatagcctgtttgttttgagaTAATAATTATAgttttgtttcacttctttTGTATTTCCAGTCTATTGTCCTGAGAGAATGACTTAATCGTTTTATTATCTTGATTTCCTGTTATTTGCTCTATTTGTAAGCtgaattttaattactttttagCCTTCATTCGATGGTCCACAGTGTAGCAACTGACAGGATAAATGAGGGGGGCAGACTGGAACTGAACTGGTGTTGTAGTACAACCATTAGGCTCCCAGTGCACCACAGTACACACAATACGAGCCTGATAAAGGCCCAACCTGACAAACATAAGAAAAACGAGTGTCGGGGGCAAACGTTGCTCATTTCATCCCGTGGAGTGTGTTACACATACATCAGCTGCAGGCACCAGTGTGTTGGCCAACATGGTGATGTGGTTGTCTCTGTAGAGCCACGACATGAGCAACACGCCGAGAGCCACGTCCACCAGGAACGACACCAAGATGTTCGCttttctgcagacagacaggaggacgGACGTGAAGGTGACAGGACAGGAGGACAACTACAGCACTTTCAGCACTGGTTTATCTCTCTAAGGCGACTAAAACAGAATAATTTTAACAACGtgaaattaaacacacagagagcagcacaaacagcagatcagagacacactcacagcGAGGTTACAGCGCACTCACAGGTTTCCTTCAGTCAATATTAACAGCAGAGTTTTTTATTTAGATCTGGATCTGACCAGCTGACTGCTTCCTAATGATCAGACTTGATCAACTGTGTTTCTGGCACATTTCCAAGCATCTTTAACCTTCCGGagatttcttccattttttcagATTAAAGGTCTGTTTGGAGAGTTTTTCCTGATCTCAGTGGGGGGTCTAAGAATAAAGGGCCTCGTATGCTgcacagattgtaaagcccccATGTGAATAAAATTGATCTGACCTGACTTAAATATTCTGAATGAGCTGGTTGTGGCCTGACGGTGGTGAAGCCACACAGTCGGTTGTCAGTCCCACACTTTTGTCCTCCACTACTGGACACAAGTTCTTGGGATTTTCTCTGGATAACATGTTCCTCAGAGGATAATTACTGATAACTTTGCTAACCTCACTACTTTAACTATAAACACATTAGTATAAAGCTCTGGAAGCTGCCCGAGGACGATCAGAAAGCTTCAAACGAGCAAAGTACCCATGACATCAGCGAGTGTCAAGGTTTAACAAACGGTCACCtcatgaagtgtgtgtgtccgacGGCTGGTTTCACTGAGCTGAGCGTCCTCATTTGTTCGGTTCTGTAGCTGAGCTGGTCACAGGTGGACAGCTTGCTGGACAGGAAGCGCAGCGGATAAAGACTGAAGATCCTAAAGATgataaataagaacaaaaacacaagtgaaaaaatgaatgtgaaagcGTTTGGATTTGAGGAAAGACACAATAAGATATAAATCAGTCAGAACTGAGACGATGTAATCTGGTTATATATTTGTTGTAAAACTGATCAATACCAAGGCCTTTTTTAATGATTGACATCTCCAGTAAGAACCAATGGGCTGAGAGCTATCGACAGGAAGTCAGAATATACGGAGAGACAGACTAACTCATTGTTGATTTGGGTCTTTTCATGTGATCTGCTGATagtaagaaaaacactgaatatttccTCCCTTCTCACCGGATGTTACAGATCCAGGTCCATACGGACAGCAGCCAGCTGACGAGCAGGCAGAGCGGCACGGAGGCCTGTTTGAGCAGCTCCACGACGATGCTGGCCTCTCGACCTTCAGACTGCCAGTGTGTGGACTTCAGTGGCCCGTCGTCGTATTTGTCCATGAAGAACAGAGGCTGGCTGTGGGCCACCGTCTGGAACATCTGGACCAGGAGGCAGCAGGATTAAGTCAGCACAGGTTGTTGAATGTTAATCCAATAACTACAATTATCATGGAAGCATATAAACAGGATCAAACGCTGCAGATTAAATATTAActggaaaaatgaacaaataaaagtaaaataacacTTTCTGATGCTGAGTAAAATCATGTCAGCCTGATTTTCTCAGTGCACAGGGATTAAACCCTATCACCTCTGTCTTGTACCTGTCTCAGCTCAGATGGTGGGTCAGTTTTGGGGTCAGGAACTCCGTTTTCAATGGGGTGAAGCTGCGACAACATCACCTTCCTCTGCTCGTAGTGGACAAAGATcaccttctcctcttcatcacctccAGCCTCTCCATCACCCTCCTCggtcttcttctttgtctcctgCTGAGCTGCTCTTCCATCTGGTCAGGACAAAGATTATCAACCTCTGACAGCTTTCTTTATCAGCTGTCAGCCTGTCCTAAACTCCCCCAGCAGAAACGTCCACTGCGTCTGCACAAACCCAGCGAGTGTCAGTCTGAGTGTCTTACTCTGATCCCGGCTGAGGACCTGGCAGGTGAAGCCCGTCTTTCCCATCTCACGGTTGATCTGGAGCCAGCGTTCCTGAGGGAAGATGGTGCTGAGGTCTCTGAGGAAGCTCTCCATGCCCTCCTGACCCTCTTTGGGTAGACTCCACGAGCCCAGCACCGACAGCTCCACCCGACTCTGGGCCCGCATCTGGGTGAAAAAGATGGAGGTGTGcagcgagggaggaggagaggctgataCAAACTGCTAACCCTCGAGAATAAGGTTTTGATACGTCATCTCCAGCTGTCATCTTTGTTTGGACTCGGAAAATTaggaaaaatataaacatatttcATCTTTCAGAAAATATGATGCTTGTCTCTGTGACTCAAATGTCAACAATACATTAGAGGCACAAACTGGGTCGGATTTAACCCTAATCCAGACCTGACGGGACCTGGATCTGCACTGACCTGCTGGAGGTACTGTTTGACCTGTCCGGGGATGAACGGGTAGTGGATGACCGCCAGCACCACAGCAGAGTTGTGGCCGGAGATCCAGCGACCGACCAGCAGCCCGCTCTCCGCCCGGTTACAGCACTGCGGGAAGAAGATCTTCAGGACCATGACTTCAGCTCAGTATTCTGCCTCCTGCCGCTCTGATGATctgagaaagagatgaaaaaccACCAGGTCCAAGGACCAAAACTAACAATATATTAGTCCATCTCTCATCTTTCAAACTTTAAAGACACCTCGCAAATATGTAGTTTCAGTcaacagctgctcgctgtagcTTTTATCAAACAATCAGGAGGAAATAATACGcttgctggggactattttcagcggtggattacTCCACAAactaaagaaaagaaggagcatGTCAGCCATAGTGACAGtgagaaaataacaacagtgtggctcactgatgagttttatagtttttggacaacaatggagctctgtgtcacagaggaagaagcaCATTAGGCTTTGATACACACGATAAGACAATAAGGCCTCTTGTCTGTGAGACAGGCGGCAGTTTCAACATCCTGAAATTGAATTTTAAGATTTTCGGTTGGAAAGGAgcataaaacaacaataatttcACATTGATCAGTAAAATCTTCTGTGAGTCAAAGGACATAGTTCTGACAGACATTGGGGTTATTTACATGAAACGAAACAATGGATTAAATATGGAAAACCCGGAAATGAGAATGTTTGAATACATTGTGAAAAgtatttgtgctgctgtcacatgctatttcaacaaaaacttcAAGCATACACAAAAGTGAATTCTACTAAAATAGTTCATTCCTGATGTATGCCGAATTGAATAATGAGCTCCTTATAAATCAGGAAAGATATTCCCGTTGGTGAGGGCTAAATATCTGATTTCCAGATTTCTGTAGGGAGTTCGGTGAACAAACAGACCGTATCTCGACGGTTGATCTCACTGTATGCCCTTCAAATATTGAGTTTAAAGCGTGTTGTTGTGGCAACACATAAAGCCTGGGGCAGGATAGCCATTGATGTCAATGACAGCAAAGTCAATTTGCAAGCTAGCACGGGAAAGTAGGTTAGCTGTAGTGAAAGCTAGCAAAAAACAATTACCGACAGAATGAGACGAAGTTACTAAAAATTAATATGAAAAACGATGGACAGTTACGGCCGACTGATTCTGTCGTTTAGTTTACAAATTCCTGCTCTAACTTCACCACAGTCCTTTAACTGGAAGCGTTCAAAAGCAAATTTAATTATCTCAACGAAGCGACATCACAAAGCAGAGACGTAAAACTGTGGAACGGCAAAGCACAATCAAGAtgaagtgtgtatgtgtgtgtgtaaaatacaTCATTTACCTTTAACAGCACCGAGAGCTTCCACCTTCCATTTGTAACGTCGAGCTGAGTTAAACTAACTAGAGAGCGGCGCCATATTCTCTGTTGACAGTCCAGCGCATAAACTGCTCCGGTGAGAAACACACgttcatgtgtttcatttatagCGACCGTCGAGTTttatttaattctatttttaCAATTTACGGTGGAAAATGTCAGTTGGACTATGACAAAAACAATTATGAAAACATTCAACGATCTCTacaatttgtttatttgaatataGTATTTTTTTGCCTACTCTGTCAAAGTTCAGTTTGGCCACTTTAATTTGAAACTCATAACCGGACGTTTTATTAGATGAAATCATGAATACTCGCGCAGGTCTAATTCAGACTATTGATCTGAAAAACTATTCTTAACAAGACTGATTATGATATTTATCATGAGTTTTTATCAAAACAACTGCAGCGATAGTACATGTTCATGACCATGACCACTAGAATGAATGACAGGGATTAACACTCATGACAGGAGGTGAACAAAAcatttataaacacacacatacacacacacacacgcgtgtaTCTTTGAAACTGCAATATATTCAGCTTTTGGTGcaataaagagaaagagaatcTAGTAATAAAATAGCAACAATTATAATTTtgtaaacaggaaaaacaatgaTGTAAATCTACTACTGCTACTAATAATAGTagttacaataataataattatctgACTGTTACTCACCAGTAGATGGCCAGTGAACTGTgtgatgatgctgctgtcagagttGTTGCTGAATGAGGAGTTGGCCCAACTGTAAAGAGATTTATCTCCTCCTGCAGTGACACAGCGAGAAAAGAGCGGGACGAAAATCTCCAACAgactaaaaataacaaatgtatTGTTGACAGGTTAATAGTATCAAACACTTTAAGACTAAAATGTCTTGCCACAGGAcattaaaactgattaaaatCCCTCTCATTACTTTTAAGGCACTTCAGAATTA of Chelmon rostratus isolate fCheRos1 chromosome 17, fCheRos1.pri, whole genome shotgun sequence contains these proteins:
- the pigq gene encoding phosphatidylinositol N-acetylglucosaminyltransferase subunit Q translates to MVLKIFFPQCCNRAESGLLVGRWISGHNSAVVLAVIHYPFIPGQVKQYLQQMRAQSRVELSVLGSWSLPKEGQEGMESFLRDLSTIFPQERWLQINREMGKTGFTCQVLSRDQNGRAAQQETKKKTEEGDGEAGGDEEEKVIFVHYEQRKVMLSQLHPIENGVPDPKTDPPSELRQMFQTVAHSQPLFFMDKYDDGPLKSTHWQSEGREASIVVELLKQASVPLCLLVSWLLSVWTWICNIRIFSLYPLRFLSSKLSTCDQLSYRTEQMRTLSSVKPAVGHTHFMRKANILVSFLVDVALGVLLMSWLYRDNHITMLANTLVPAADHVAKELDELLQWLMGAPAGLKMNRALDQVLGRFFLYHIHLWISYIHLMSPFIEGILWYGGLSACLGLTFALSLLSDMVALLTFHIYCFYVYGARLYCLKIYGLSSLWRLFRGKKWNVLRQRVDSCSYDLDQLFIGTLLFTVLLFLLPTTALYYLVFTLLRLVVVLFQGVLHLSVDFINSFPLFAMGLRLCRSYRLAEGVKFRVLCEEPGTALHLLMEINPLKCSTVVQTYRTPTYSCYPKDSWVALVKKLFVGELIYPWRHKTTKTD